A window from Enterocloster bolteae encodes these proteins:
- the flhB gene encoding flagellar biosynthesis protein FlhB codes for MAAEEKTEKATPKRRQDERKKGNVFQSNDVAAVCSLLVLFHSLKALAPMMYESFGECMHLFFSYASSPDIFWQEGGKGLFMKAVLVFFKASLPLLFIGVLTAVIVTFFQTRMAFSWDVLKFKFDRISPLKGFKRMFSLRSVIELLKSLIKITVLGWVVWFFLKGRLTELTGLMEGTVASALIYVGNTVVSLVDTVGIAFVFLGAVDYLYQWWEYEKNLRMSKQEIKEEYKQTEGDPQIKGKIREKQRQMASRRMMQNVPNADVVIRNPTHFAVALGYDSGKNRAPVVLAKGADHLALKIVEVAEASGVYIMEDRPLARGLYDTVEVDMEIPEEYYQTVAKILAFVYKLQKKDM; via the coding sequence GTGGCTGCTGAGGAAAAGACTGAGAAAGCCACGCCAAAACGGCGGCAGGACGAGCGCAAAAAGGGAAATGTGTTCCAGAGCAATGACGTGGCTGCGGTGTGCTCGCTGCTGGTGCTGTTCCACTCCCTGAAGGCCCTGGCGCCCATGATGTATGAGAGCTTTGGGGAGTGTATGCATCTATTTTTTTCATATGCCTCATCGCCGGATATATTCTGGCAGGAAGGGGGGAAGGGACTGTTCATGAAGGCCGTGCTGGTGTTCTTCAAGGCGTCCCTGCCCCTGCTTTTTATCGGGGTGCTGACAGCGGTTATCGTCACCTTTTTCCAGACCAGAATGGCATTTTCATGGGATGTGCTCAAATTCAAGTTTGACAGAATCAGCCCCCTTAAGGGTTTTAAACGTATGTTTTCCCTGAGATCTGTGATTGAACTGTTAAAGTCCCTGATTAAGATTACAGTGCTGGGATGGGTGGTGTGGTTTTTCCTCAAAGGCAGACTGACGGAGCTGACAGGACTCATGGAGGGCACAGTGGCTTCTGCCTTGATTTATGTGGGCAATACAGTGGTTTCCCTGGTGGACACAGTGGGAATTGCCTTTGTGTTCCTGGGAGCCGTGGACTACCTTTACCAGTGGTGGGAATATGAGAAGAATCTGCGCATGAGCAAACAGGAGATAAAGGAAGAGTATAAGCAGACGGAAGGCGACCCGCAGATTAAGGGAAAAATCCGTGAGAAGCAGCGCCAGATGGCATCCAGGCGCATGATGCAGAATGTCCCCAATGCAGATGTGGTAATCCGTAACCCGACCCACTTTGCAGTGGCCCTGGGGTATGATTCCGGGAAGAACAGGGCGCCTGTGGTGCTGGCCAAGGGAGCGGACCATCTGGCCCTTAAGATAGTGGAGGTGGCTGAGGCCAGCGGCGTGTATATCATGGAGGACAGGCCCCTGGCCAGGGGACTCTATGATACGGTGGAAGTTGACATGGAGATTCCGGAGGAGTATTATCAGACAGTGGCTAAGATACTTGCCTTTGTCTATAAACTCCAGAAAAAGGACATGTGA
- the ftsE gene encoding cell division ATP-binding protein FtsE codes for MWINFLEMRFAVDNSMIFFDRVTKIYGNGQKALDNVSLKVGRGEFVFLEGDSGAGKTTMLELILKETDPTQGNIQVNGIELAGLRERQIYQYRRYIGMVFQDFRLFSDFTVYENVAFAQRVVEADYKTMKRRVMEVLNQVGLGSKAKYYPDQLSGGEKQRTAIARAIVNRPVLLLADEPTGNLDQKNAEDIMRLLERINGQGTTVLVVSHNQELVRSMHRRQVVLRRGQVARDLAREAAAYGY; via the coding sequence TTGTGGATAAATTTCCTGGAAATGAGGTTTGCAGTGGATAACAGTATGATTTTCTTTGACAGGGTCACTAAAATATACGGAAACGGGCAAAAGGCCCTGGATAATGTGAGTCTTAAGGTTGGCAGGGGGGAGTTTGTGTTTCTGGAGGGAGACAGCGGCGCGGGAAAGACCACTATGCTGGAGCTGATTTTAAAAGAGACCGATCCCACCCAGGGGAATATACAGGTCAATGGGATTGAGCTGGCAGGCCTCAGAGAACGTCAGATTTACCAGTACCGCCGTTATATAGGGATGGTATTTCAGGATTTCCGGCTCTTTTCTGATTTTACGGTATATGAGAATGTGGCATTTGCCCAGCGGGTCGTGGAGGCGGATTACAAAACCATGAAGCGCAGGGTTATGGAAGTGCTGAATCAGGTGGGGCTTGGTTCCAAGGCAAAGTACTACCCGGACCAGCTCTCCGGCGGGGAAAAACAGCGTACCGCCATTGCCAGGGCCATTGTGAACCGGCCGGTGCTTCTTCTGGCCGATGAGCCTACGGGCAATCTGGACCAGAAGAACGCAGAGGATATCATGCGCCTGCTGGAGCGGATTAACGGCCAGGGGACAACGGTGCTGGTGGTTTCCCATAACCAGGAGCTGGTAAGGAGCATGCACAGAAGGCAGGTGGTGCTGCGCAGAGGACAGGTGGCCAGGGACCTTGCAAGGGAGGCAGCGGCATATGGGTATTAG
- a CDS encoding cell division protein FtsX: protein MGIRTLLYLFRLGLKNLWHHRVYTAASVITMSACIFLFGLFYLAAANVDSMVKKTEQEVYVAVFFDEGILPERVEEIGNLIQSRPEVLRTVYVSADEAWSGFKEKYYENAEALDGIFETDNPLASSGNYQVYIDRIGSQEGFVEYVQSIEGVRKTTHSADTVMALLKLRQGAARLIAGSAVLLVLISVLLIHNTLSVGIEAQKEKTRVMRLMGAREGFVKIPFMAEAVVMGAAGVVIPLILLMWLYRWGLAFAVSGLNGLGSLRGLESGLLTEAQVFPGLIRASVLLGIFTGVAGGLSVMGKLKRRKKER, encoded by the coding sequence ATGGGTATTAGGACATTGCTCTACCTGTTCCGTCTGGGGCTTAAAAATCTGTGGCATCACAGAGTGTATACGGCGGCGTCTGTCATTACCATGTCGGCCTGTATTTTTCTGTTCGGCCTGTTTTATCTGGCGGCAGCCAATGTGGACAGCATGGTAAAAAAGACAGAGCAGGAAGTCTATGTGGCTGTGTTTTTTGATGAGGGAATACTGCCGGAGCGGGTGGAGGAGATAGGAAACCTGATTCAGAGCCGTCCGGAAGTGCTGCGGACCGTGTATGTGTCGGCAGACGAGGCCTGGAGCGGGTTTAAAGAGAAATATTACGAGAATGCGGAGGCATTGGACGGAATCTTCGAAACGGATAATCCGCTGGCTTCCAGTGGGAACTACCAGGTATATATTGACCGGATAGGCAGCCAGGAAGGCTTTGTGGAGTATGTGCAGAGCATTGAAGGCGTGAGGAAAACCACCCATTCAGCGGATACGGTCATGGCGCTTTTAAAGCTGCGCCAGGGGGCGGCCCGCCTGATTGCGGGAAGCGCGGTGCTGCTGGTACTGATATCAGTGCTGCTGATTCACAATACCCTGTCTGTGGGCATTGAGGCCCAAAAGGAGAAAACAAGGGTCATGCGCCTTATGGGAGCGCGGGAAGGCTTTGTGAAAATTCCTTTTATGGCGGAGGCTGTTGTTATGGGAGCGGCAGGAGTGGTTATCCCGCTGATTCTTCTGATGTGGCTGTACCGTTGGGGACTTGCCTTTGCCGTTTCCGGTCTGAATGGTCTGGGCAGCCTGAGAGGACTGGAGTCCGGGCTTCTCACCGAGGCCCAGGTATTTCCCGGACTTATCCGTGCATCCGTACTTCTGGGGATTTTTACAGGGGTTGCGGGAGGATTGTCTGTTATGGGGAAGTTGAAGCGCAGGAAGAAAGAGCGTTGA
- a CDS encoding DUF885 domain-containing protein produces MRQRKTIFLQYLLSLLLVICLTAGCVAPARPQASAPLAKESAAQESTQSYEQYEKKTIDAQASFDQLTNDLFLDEVDNSLITLHYTLANPAAYGITDYDKTLGTVSLEDSKQALNDAKSLKVQLNDIDSRLLREDQLLTYNILSSYLNTMLDSEGLELYDQPLSSSLGIQAQLPILLSEYVFYSKQDVEDYLSLLSSIDTYYDSIIAFEKEKTDAGLGLCDTVIDRILNSCNAYLLDADHSFMAETFAERLEQVEGLTKQEKEDFIARNHTAIDEHFVPAYQKLIEGLTPLKGTGTNDKGLYYFPQGKKYYQYLVNAYTGTSYQDIPALKKAMSDQMMDDLTAMDELLTENPTLAKKLYSYSFALTDPNQILEDLRKQCAKDFPAIEDYTCSIKNVPAALEATLSPAFYLTVPIDRPQDNSIYINNGSTNTARNLYSTLAHEGYPGHMYQTLYFNKHNTCNLRKLLSFSSYSEGWATYVEYYSYSLNNGLDPDLGELLQHNAAFTLALYAILDVNIHYEGWDIKQVEDYLNHYFRISDSSVITTIYYDIAENPANYLEYYVGYLEILGMQREAKKTLGSRYTNMEFNRFLLDIGPAPFSVIKPYFAEWLARQDEAGRQNTESRN; encoded by the coding sequence ATGAGACAACGAAAAACAATATTTTTACAATATCTTTTATCCCTGCTTCTGGTTATCTGCCTGACAGCTGGATGCGTGGCGCCTGCGCGTCCTCAGGCATCCGCTCCTCTGGCAAAGGAATCCGCTGCCCAGGAAAGTACCCAGTCCTATGAACAATATGAGAAGAAAACCATTGATGCCCAGGCGTCCTTTGACCAGCTGACCAACGACCTGTTCCTGGACGAAGTTGACAATTCCCTTATCACGCTTCACTACACCCTGGCCAATCCGGCCGCCTACGGCATCACTGACTACGATAAAACCCTGGGAACCGTATCCCTGGAGGACAGTAAACAGGCTCTTAATGATGCAAAATCCCTGAAAGTACAATTAAATGATATAGACAGCCGCCTGCTTCGTGAGGACCAGCTGCTCACATACAACATCCTGTCATCCTATTTAAATACCATGCTGGACAGTGAAGGACTGGAGCTCTACGACCAGCCTCTTTCCTCCTCCCTGGGCATACAGGCGCAGCTTCCCATACTTCTGTCCGAGTATGTATTTTACAGTAAACAGGATGTGGAGGATTACCTTTCCCTCCTGTCCTCCATTGACACCTACTATGACAGCATCATTGCCTTTGAGAAGGAAAAAACCGATGCCGGGCTGGGGCTGTGCGACACGGTCATCGACCGTATCCTCAATTCCTGCAACGCCTATCTTCTGGACGCGGACCACAGCTTCATGGCGGAAACATTTGCGGAGCGTCTGGAGCAGGTGGAGGGACTGACAAAGCAGGAAAAGGAGGATTTCATTGCCAGGAACCATACTGCCATTGACGAACACTTCGTGCCCGCATACCAGAAGCTGATCGAGGGGCTGACTCCCCTAAAAGGCACCGGAACCAATGATAAAGGGCTGTATTACTTCCCCCAGGGCAAGAAATATTACCAGTACCTGGTGAACGCATATACCGGCACTTCCTATCAGGATATTCCTGCCCTGAAAAAAGCCATGAGCGATCAGATGATGGATGACCTGACTGCCATGGATGAGCTGCTGACCGAAAATCCCACCCTGGCAAAAAAACTGTACTCCTACTCCTTCGCCCTCACCGATCCCAACCAGATTCTGGAGGACCTGAGGAAACAGTGCGCAAAGGATTTCCCGGCCATCGAGGATTACACATGCAGCATTAAAAATGTGCCCGCTGCCCTGGAGGCCACCCTGAGCCCGGCCTTCTACCTGACCGTGCCCATTGACCGCCCCCAGGACAATTCCATCTACATCAACAACGGAAGCACCAATACCGCCAGGAACCTGTACTCCACCCTGGCCCATGAGGGTTATCCCGGCCACATGTACCAAACCCTCTATTTCAACAAACATAACACCTGCAACCTGCGCAAGCTCCTGAGCTTCAGCAGCTATTCAGAAGGCTGGGCCACCTATGTGGAATACTATTCCTACAGCCTGAACAACGGATTGGACCCGGACCTGGGAGAGCTGCTTCAGCACAATGCCGCCTTCACCCTTGCCCTGTACGCTATTCTGGATGTGAATATCCACTATGAGGGCTGGGATATCAAGCAGGTGGAGGACTATTTAAACCACTACTTCCGCATCAGCGATTCCTCTGTTATTACCACCATCTATTATGACATTGCGGAGAATCCGGCCAATTACCTGGAGTATTATGTGGGCTACCTGGAAATCCTGGGCATGCAGCGCGAGGCCAAGAAAACCCTTGGCAGCCGCTATACCAACATGGAATTCAACCGTTTCCTTCTGGATATAGGCCCGGCTCCCTTCAGCGTCATTAAACCATATTTTGCGGAGTGGCTGGCGCGGCAGGATGAGGCCGGGAGACAGAATACGGAAAGCCGGAATTGA
- the metG gene encoding methionine--tRNA ligase, protein MCQDCKKPYYITTAIAYASGKPHIGNTYEIILADSIARYKREQGYDVFFQTGTDEHGQKIEEKAEAAGVTPQEFVDKAAAEIKRIWDLMNTSYDKFIRTTDQDHEAQVQKIFKKLYDQGDIYKGYYEGLYCTPCESFFTESQLVDGKCPDCGREVKPAKEEAYFFRMSKYAPRLIEYINEHPEFIQPVSRKNEMMNNFLLPGLQDLCVSRTTFSWGIPVDFDPKHVTYVWLDALTNYITGIGYDCDGSSTDQFKKYWPADLHLIGKDIIRFHTIYWPIFLMALDVPLPKQVFGHPWLLQGDGKMSKSKGNVLYADTLVDFFGVDAVRYFVLHEMPFDNDGVISWELMVERMNSDLANILGNLVNRTISMSNKYFDGVVCDKGVCGEADEDLKKVVLEEVKKADAKMEQLRVADAMTEIFNIFRRCNKYIDETTPWTLAKDESQKDRLATVLYNLTEAIAIGASLLYSFMPETAEKILAQIHTGKRELFQMDAFGLYPNGQKVTDKPEILFARMDIKEVLEKVEAMHGAEAADQKQAGGQDGSSDNAEDSGIDLEAKPEITYDDFAKLQFQVGEIIKCEAVPKSKKLLCSQVKIGSQVRQILSGIKAYYSPEEMVGKKVMVVTNLKPAKLAGMVSEGMILCAEDAEGSLALMTPEKSMPAGAEIC, encoded by the coding sequence ATGTGTCAGGATTGTAAAAAGCCATATTATATTACCACGGCCATTGCCTATGCTTCCGGCAAGCCGCATATCGGCAATACCTATGAAATCATTCTGGCTGACAGCATAGCCAGATATAAGAGGGAGCAGGGATATGACGTGTTCTTCCAGACAGGTACGGACGAGCATGGACAGAAGATTGAAGAAAAGGCTGAGGCAGCAGGTGTTACTCCCCAGGAGTTCGTGGACAAGGCAGCTGCTGAGATAAAGCGGATTTGGGATTTGATGAACACTTCCTATGATAAGTTTATCCGCACCACGGACCAGGACCATGAGGCCCAGGTGCAGAAGATTTTCAAGAAGCTTTACGACCAGGGCGATATCTATAAGGGATATTACGAGGGGCTGTACTGCACTCCCTGCGAGTCCTTTTTCACTGAGTCCCAGCTGGTGGACGGCAAGTGTCCGGACTGCGGACGCGAGGTAAAACCTGCCAAGGAGGAGGCGTATTTCTTCCGCATGAGCAAGTACGCTCCCAGGCTGATCGAGTATATCAATGAGCATCCGGAGTTCATCCAGCCCGTATCCAGGAAGAATGAGATGATGAACAACTTCCTTCTTCCGGGACTTCAGGATTTATGCGTGTCCAGGACCACCTTCAGCTGGGGCATCCCCGTTGATTTTGACCCGAAGCATGTGACCTATGTATGGCTGGATGCCCTGACCAACTATATCACCGGTATTGGTTATGATTGTGACGGCAGCAGTACAGACCAGTTTAAGAAGTACTGGCCCGCTGACCTTCATCTGATTGGCAAGGATATCATCCGATTCCACACCATCTACTGGCCCATTTTCCTGATGGCCCTGGATGTGCCCCTTCCCAAGCAGGTATTTGGCCATCCATGGCTGCTGCAGGGCGACGGTAAGATGAGCAAGTCCAAGGGCAACGTGCTCTACGCAGATACCCTGGTGGATTTCTTTGGCGTGGACGCGGTGCGCTATTTCGTGCTTCATGAGATGCCGTTTGACAATGACGGCGTCATTTCCTGGGAGCTGATGGTGGAGCGCATGAACTCCGACCTGGCTAATATACTGGGCAACCTGGTAAACCGCACCATCTCCATGAGCAACAAGTATTTTGACGGCGTGGTCTGTGACAAGGGTGTCTGCGGGGAAGCGGACGAGGATCTTAAGAAGGTAGTGCTGGAGGAAGTGAAGAAGGCTGATGCCAAGATGGAGCAGTTGCGTGTGGCAGACGCCATGACGGAAATCTTTAATATCTTCAGAAGATGCAACAAGTATATTGATGAGACAACACCCTGGACACTGGCCAAGGATGAGAGCCAGAAGGACAGGCTTGCCACCGTGCTCTATAACCTGACAGAGGCCATTGCCATCGGAGCATCCCTTCTGTACTCCTTTATGCCGGAGACAGCTGAAAAGATCCTGGCACAGATTCATACGGGCAAGCGTGAACTGTTCCAGATGGATGCCTTTGGATTATATCCAAACGGACAAAAGGTGACGGATAAGCCGGAGATTCTCTTTGCCCGCATGGACATCAAGGAAGTGCTGGAGAAGGTGGAAGCCATGCATGGGGCTGAGGCAGCAGACCAAAAACAGGCAGGCGGCCAGGACGGATCCTCTGATAATGCAGAGGACAGCGGCATTGACCTGGAGGCCAAGCCGGAGATAACCTATGATGATTTTGCGAAGCTTCAGTTCCAGGTGGGGGAAATCATCAAGTGCGAGGCAGTTCCCAAATCCAAGAAGCTCCTTTGCTCCCAGGTAAAGATTGGAAGCCAGGTGCGTCAGATTTTAAGCGGCATTAAGGCTTACTACTCTCCAGAAGAGATGGTGGGCAAAAAAGTTATGGTAGTGACCAACTTAAAGCCGGCCAAGCTGGCAGGCATGGTGTCTGAGGGTATGATTCTCTGCGCAGAGGACGCAGAGGGCAGCCTGGCACTTATGACGCCGGAGAAAAGTATGCCGGCAGGAGCCGAAATCTGCTGA
- a CDS encoding glycosyltransferase family 4 protein, whose product MRILSITAQKPHSTGSGVYLTGLVKGFAALGHEQAVVAGVYEEDEMHFPEGTRVYPVYYKTESLPFPIAGMSDEMPYESTIYSRMTEDMVDVFKRAFLEKTREAVECFRPDLILCHHLYLLTAVVREAFPQYKTAAICHGTGLRQVKKNSLERDYILAHIKELDKVFCLHREQREEISRIYGVPGERLEVIGSGFDDSIFRYMPVQKENGVKRLIYAGKLSEKKGVMSLLRSLTYLEQLQRKDGEQQGQGIGQPAAPMKIEVWLAGGYGNQLEYETIKKLADQSPYPVKFLGRLDQPQLAERMNQADVFVLPSFYEGLPLVVIEALACGLQVVCTDLPGVRPWLEENIGTCAVKFVPLPAIVNADEPVEQELPQFERRLAEAIAESLGADGSRQGVDSSRQGPDSRPPETPGGESLAAAGPSIASPLPDLSRISWTGISKKILESCNLI is encoded by the coding sequence ATGAGGATACTGAGCATAACAGCCCAGAAACCCCACAGCACGGGGAGCGGTGTTTATCTTACCGGCCTGGTAAAGGGTTTTGCCGCACTGGGGCATGAACAGGCCGTGGTGGCAGGGGTCTATGAGGAGGACGAGATGCATTTTCCCGAAGGGACCCGGGTCTATCCGGTATATTACAAAACAGAAAGCCTGCCCTTTCCCATCGCGGGTATGTCGGATGAGATGCCTTATGAGAGCACCATATACAGCCGGATGACAGAGGATATGGTGGACGTATTCAAAAGGGCATTTCTGGAGAAAACAAGGGAGGCAGTGGAATGCTTCCGGCCGGATTTGATTCTGTGCCATCATCTGTATCTGCTTACGGCAGTGGTGCGGGAGGCATTTCCCCAATATAAAACAGCAGCCATATGCCATGGCACAGGCCTGCGCCAGGTAAAGAAGAACAGCCTTGAACGGGACTATATTCTGGCTCACATAAAGGAATTGGATAAGGTGTTCTGCCTTCACAGGGAACAGAGGGAAGAAATCAGCCGGATATACGGCGTGCCGGGAGAGCGGCTGGAAGTGATTGGAAGCGGATTTGATGATTCCATTTTCCGCTATATGCCGGTTCAAAAGGAGAATGGGGTCAAGCGGCTGATTTACGCCGGAAAGCTGTCTGAGAAGAAAGGTGTCATGAGTCTGCTGCGGAGCCTTACGTATCTGGAACAGCTGCAAAGAAAGGATGGGGAGCAGCAAGGACAGGGCATAGGACAGCCCGCGGCTCCTATGAAAATAGAGGTATGGCTGGCCGGGGGATATGGAAACCAGCTGGAGTATGAAACCATTAAGAAGCTGGCGGACCAGTCCCCTTACCCGGTGAAATTCCTTGGAAGGCTGGACCAGCCCCAGCTGGCAGAACGGATGAATCAGGCGGATGTTTTCGTGCTCCCGTCCTTTTACGAGGGTCTGCCTCTTGTGGTGATAGAGGCTCTGGCCTGCGGTCTGCAGGTGGTCTGCACAGACTTGCCGGGGGTCAGGCCCTGGCTGGAGGAAAATATCGGAACATGTGCCGTGAAATTTGTGCCCCTGCCAGCCATTGTAAATGCGGATGAGCCAGTTGAACAGGAGCTTCCGCAGTTTGAACGGCGCCTGGCTGAGGCGATAGCTGAAAGCCTGGGAGCGGATGGCAGCAGGCAGGGAGTGGATAGCAGCAGGCAGGGACCGGATAGCAGGCCGCCGGAAACACCGGGCGGAGAAAGTTTGGCCGCAGCGGGTCCGTCCATAGCATCCCCGCTGCCTGATTTGAGCCGCATATCCTGGACAGGCATAAGCAAAAAGATATTAGAATCCTGCAATCTTATATAA
- a CDS encoding TraX family protein, giving the protein MGRGRSRGPYGGRRQGLTGNQLKILGIVAILIDNIGAVVIQGGILHGTDSALYHAVLLTPSGHYWVIAGQVCRYVGRLGFPILAYLTAEEFVRTRDRRWYAVRMLLFALLSEVPFDLAVYHTMYYPHYQNMMFTLFAGVLVMAVMESTQNPCLKAGALAAGCALSWVLQFDYNVVGVLFIAAMYWFRRSDTAQVVAGVAICAVESISCYCVSALSFAPIVLYNGRRGAFQLKYMFYVFYPVHFLVLYGVSMWIAKGV; this is encoded by the coding sequence ATGGGTAGAGGACGCAGCCGCGGGCCATACGGCGGCCGCCGACAGGGGCTTACGGGAAACCAGCTGAAGATTCTGGGAATTGTGGCAATTCTAATTGATAATATAGGAGCAGTGGTGATTCAGGGAGGGATTCTTCATGGAACAGACAGTGCTCTTTATCATGCAGTGCTGCTGACGCCTTCCGGGCATTACTGGGTGATAGCAGGACAGGTCTGCCGTTATGTGGGGAGACTGGGGTTTCCTATCCTGGCATATCTCACGGCAGAGGAATTTGTGCGCACCAGGGACCGCCGGTGGTACGCCGTCAGGATGCTCCTGTTTGCCCTGTTGTCTGAAGTGCCCTTTGATTTGGCTGTGTACCATACCATGTATTATCCCCACTATCAGAATATGATGTTTACCCTGTTTGCCGGGGTGCTGGTTATGGCTGTCATGGAGTCCACCCAGAATCCGTGTTTGAAGGCAGGGGCTCTGGCAGCGGGATGCGCGCTGTCTTGGGTGCTGCAGTTTGATTATAATGTGGTGGGAGTCCTGTTCATAGCTGCCATGTACTGGTTCCGCCGCAGTGATACGGCCCAGGTGGTTGCGGGAGTGGCAATCTGCGCAGTGGAGAGCATCAGCTGCTATTGTGTGTCAGCCTTGTCTTTTGCGCCTATTGTATTGTATAATGGAAGGCGGGGGGCATTTCAGCTTAAATATATGTTCTACGTGTTTTACCCGGTACATTTTCTGGTGCTGTACGGTGTGAGCATGTGGATTGCAAAAGGAGTTTAA
- a CDS encoding TatD family hydrolase: MIFDTHAHYDDEAFDGDRPELLGRLKEAGVGAVMNVAASLGSCRSTLKLAEAYDWIYGAMGVHPSETGELDQEGLQWIKEQCGRRKIKAVGEIGLDYYWEEPAHDIQKKWFEAQMDLARQVKLPVIIHSRDAAKDTLDMMKAAKAGDIGGVVHCFSYTREMAREYLNMGFFLGIGGVLTFNNARKLKEVVEYIPLESIVLETDCPYLAPVPNRGKRNSSLNLPYVVEAVSQLKGVDPETVVKVTWENGKRLYRL; encoded by the coding sequence ATGATATTTGACACACATGCCCATTATGATGATGAGGCATTTGACGGGGACCGGCCGGAACTTCTGGGACGTTTGAAAGAAGCCGGGGTCGGTGCGGTTATGAATGTAGCTGCCAGCCTGGGGAGCTGCCGAAGTACCCTGAAGCTGGCCGAAGCCTATGACTGGATATACGGGGCCATGGGAGTCCATCCCAGTGAGACAGGGGAGCTGGACCAGGAGGGCCTACAGTGGATTAAGGAACAGTGTGGCCGCCGGAAGATAAAGGCCGTGGGCGAAATCGGCCTGGATTACTACTGGGAGGAACCGGCCCACGATATACAGAAAAAATGGTTTGAGGCACAGATGGATTTGGCCAGGCAGGTTAAGCTTCCAGTCATCATCCACAGCAGGGATGCCGCAAAGGATACCCTGGATATGATGAAGGCGGCTAAGGCCGGGGATATCGGAGGCGTCGTCCACTGCTTTTCCTACACCAGGGAAATGGCCAGGGAGTACCTGAACATGGGATTTTTCCTTGGAATCGGAGGCGTCCTTACCTTCAACAATGCAAGGAAGCTGAAAGAGGTGGTGGAGTATATACCTCTGGAGTCCATTGTATTGGAGACAGACTGTCCCTATCTGGCGCCGGTCCCCAACCGCGGAAAGAGAAACTCATCCCTCAATCTTCCCTATGTGGTGGAGGCTGTCAGCCAGCTTAAGGGAGTGGACCCGGAAACCGTTGTGAAGGTGACCTGGGAAAATGGAAAAAGGCTCTACCGGCTGTAG
- the rsmA gene encoding 16S rRNA (adenine(1518)-N(6)/adenine(1519)-N(6))-dimethyltransferase RsmA, whose amino-acid sequence MATLGNPKNTIEIIQKYQFAFQKKFGQNFLIDTHVLDKIISAAGITGDDCVLEIGPGIGTMTQYLAEHAGKVVAVEIDTNLLPILDETLKGYSNVTVINSDILKLDMNQLVDEYNDGRPIKVVANLPYYITTPIIMGLFESNVPIDNITVMVQKEVADRMQVGPGSKDYGALSLAVQYYAKPYIVANVPPNCFIPRPNVGSAVIRLTRYKEPPVQVDEPGVMFRLIRASFNQRRKTLQNGLNNSPEVPYTKEQIAVAIESLGVPASVRGEALTLEQFAGLSNYFTRTAGNGV is encoded by the coding sequence ATGGCGACTTTGGGTAATCCGAAAAATACCATTGAAATCATACAGAAATATCAGTTTGCATTCCAAAAAAAATTTGGTCAGAATTTTCTCATAGATACCCACGTGCTGGACAAAATCATAAGTGCCGCAGGGATTACCGGGGATGACTGCGTGCTGGAAATAGGACCGGGAATCGGAACCATGACCCAGTACCTGGCGGAGCATGCAGGAAAAGTGGTTGCAGTGGAGATTGACACCAATCTTCTGCCCATACTGGACGAGACATTAAAGGGCTATTCCAATGTGACGGTTATCAACAGTGATATCCTGAAATTAGACATGAACCAGCTGGTGGACGAGTATAATGATGGAAGGCCTATCAAGGTGGTGGCCAACCTCCCATATTACATCACCACGCCCATTATCATGGGATTGTTTGAGAGCAATGTGCCCATTGACAATATCACTGTTATGGTGCAGAAGGAGGTGGCGGACCGGATGCAGGTGGGACCCGGCTCCAAGGACTACGGCGCCTTGTCCCTGGCAGTGCAGTACTATGCAAAGCCTTATATCGTGGCAAATGTACCGCCCAACTGCTTTATTCCACGCCCCAATGTGGGATCCGCGGTTATCCGCCTGACAAGGTATAAGGAACCGCCGGTACAGGTGGACGAGCCAGGTGTCATGTTCCGGCTTATAAGGGCCTCGTTTAATCAGCGCAGGAAGACGCTGCAGAACGGATTAAATAACTCGCCGGAGGTTCCGTATACAAAGGAGCAGATAGCGGTTGCCATTGAGAGCCTTGGTGTTCCTGCTTCTGTCAGGGGGGAAGCATTGACGCTGGAGCAGTTCGCCGGCTTGTCCAATTATTTTACCCGCACAGCGGGAAATGGGGTTTAA